One window of the Mesotoga sp. Brook.08.105.5.1 genome contains the following:
- a CDS encoding cold-shock protein: MTGTVKWFNGTKGYGFITKDDGGDVFVHFSAIEMDGFKTLDEGQRVEFDVEDGPKGPQAAKVRIAK; encoded by the coding sequence ACAGTAAAGTGGTTCAACGGAACAAAAGGTTATGGATTCATTACTAAGGATGACGGTGGGGATGTTTTCGTTCACTTTTCAGCTATTGAGATGGACGGTTTCAAGACCCTTGACGAAGGACAGAGAGTCGAATTCGATGTTGAAGACGGTCCAAAGGGTCCTCAGGCAGCAAAAGTTAGAATTGCGAAGTAA